In Pseudomonas abieticivorans, the genomic window GATCGGATCAACCCCATTTAAGCAACTCGCATACACCGCCAATTAGCCGGCGTCAACAATTGATCGCCTACCTGATCTGGTAGTTGTGGCGATGTGCCCGACAGGCAGAAAATCCCCCCACAGAACGTTACGCACCCGCCGTTGCCCGGGGGTGCGCTGTTTTCACGTCCGCCTGTGACGTATTCGATAACAACAATAATCGACACGTGCTCACGGAACCTGGCTGACAGGTGCCGCGGGCCTCTCTGCTATTACGGATGACAGCGTCGGGGATGTGCCATGCGCAGCGATAATTTTGTGATCGAGAAGATTTTCAAGCACTACCAGGTTTATGTGGAGCGCGTGGGTAACGACCCGGGGCGCAAGACGGTGTTGATGGTCAACGGTGCAATGTCCACCACCACCTCGTTTACCCGGGCTTGCAAGTGCCTGGCCGAGCATTTTAACGTGGTGCTGTTCGACCTACCATTCGCCGGCAACTCACGGGCGCATAACCCGCAGCAAGGCTTGGTGACCAAGGACGATGAGGTGCAGATCCTCTTGGCGCTGGTCGAACGTTTCCAGGTCAACCACTTGGCGTCGATCTCGTGGGGCGGTATCTCGACGTTGCTGGCCTTGAGCCGTAACCCGTCGAGCATCGAGAGTTCGGTGGTGATGTCGTTTGCACCCAGCCTCAATGCCGCCATGCGCGATTACGTAACCAAGGCCCAGGGCTTGATCGAGTGCGACGACAAGTCGGCCATCGGCCACCTGCTCAATGACACGGTGGGCAAGTACCTCTCGCCACGCTTGAAGATATGCAACCACCAACATATGGTGTCGCTGGCCAGCGCCGAGTATCAGCAGGCGCGCTTTCACATCAACCAGGTGATGCAATTGGGCGACGGCAATTACCTGGAGCGCCTGCGCGACATACGCAGCCACGTGCACTTTCTCAATGGTACCTGTGACGAATACACCTCGGTGCAGGACGCCCAGGCGTTTGGCCGGTACGTGCAGTCATGCAGCTTCAGCAAGGTGGAAGGCGCCGGGCACTTTTTGGACCTGGAGTCGCGACTGGCAGCCGAGCGCACCCATGACGCGCTGCTTGGGCACCTGTTGAATGTCGAGGCCGCAAATGAAGGTCGGCCCAAGGTACGTTATGCCTGAATCGGGCCCAACGTCACGCAAGGAGGCACCATGCGCATCATCTTGATCGC contains:
- a CDS encoding alpha/beta fold hydrolase → MRSDNFVIEKIFKHYQVYVERVGNDPGRKTVLMVNGAMSTTTSFTRACKCLAEHFNVVLFDLPFAGNSRAHNPQQGLVTKDDEVQILLALVERFQVNHLASISWGGISTLLALSRNPSSIESSVVMSFAPSLNAAMRDYVTKAQGLIECDDKSAIGHLLNDTVGKYLSPRLKICNHQHMVSLASAEYQQARFHINQVMQLGDGNYLERLRDIRSHVHFLNGTCDEYTSVQDAQAFGRYVQSCSFSKVEGAGHFLDLESRLAAERTHDALLGHLLNVEAANEGRPKVRYA